DNA sequence from the Vicia villosa cultivar HV-30 ecotype Madison, WI linkage group LG3, Vvil1.0, whole genome shotgun sequence genome:
ggcagataacaaataatcacacagttatttttatcctggttctttgttaaccaaactactccagtccacccctgacagagtgatttacctcaattgaggatttaatccactaatcaatcttgattacaatggttctccacttagacaacttccaagtcttctagagtatacatatcacaacttgatcactctaggaaattccttttacaaagatgtaaataatattacaagagtttaatgtgcttcttaataagctataatcaccaactgatttttctctcaatattaagttctaaacactcactaagatattaccatgtttgtgaggttgaagatgaagttcttttctGTTTTTGTGTGATAGCGTTTTGGCAGCGTAAGGTTAGTTGGAGCGAGAGTTGTAGGCTGCTTCAGCATCAGAACTTCTCttatataggcagtgagaaatgtgaccgttgattagcatttaatgctttgcgtgaatagtacactgctgcattaaatgtttcactcttttgtcaactacctcgagccatgcttcaactgcttttgctgactttgccttttgtagcttctaacgttccttttgtcagtcagacagatttgatgttgtagccttttcatcttgtacttgcttctgaactcagactattagaataacgtttgaatatcagagtcttcagcgttggtgcagatgcaacttcagtcattagactttggaagtgctttgtagcgtgataccatcagatcttcatagccttgcttctgattgccatcttctgatgcctccagatcatgttctgattttcttaagaccatcttctgatgtcttccagaccatgttctgacgaagtcatccagatcttctgggtcagagcttctgactgctgattttgtgcatactctcttATACTTTtcctaaaatgaaaaaaatgaataattagagtaccacattgtcttatacaaaattcatatataattttatcatcaaaactagaaatattgatcagaacatttcattttctaacaatctccccctttttgatgatgacaaaaacatacaaaattgatatgaatttgtatccagaatatcagttgaaaaagacaatacacagatatagcataaaagcatattaatcagagtgtgtgaatatgtctctccctgagtattttccattttagaagagactttcacgttgaacttttaTCTTCAGATAATTCAGAGCTTCCTTTCAGaacttccattggacagcttcagagctttgaatttttctttaagaTCACTTAATTTATCAAAGCAtcaaagtagatttgcttcagaTCTTTGCAGAGCTTTAAattcttgtatcagagcatagCTTGCTTCAGATCTTGAAAAttcttgtatcagaacattaaACTTTGTTTGCTTTAACTCTTCTGAtcttgagacttaagcccaacaaatgatataataaatcaattcaaataacacgtttctccccctttttgtcataacatcaaaaagcataaaagattcagatgaaagacacacagagtgaagaaagaaatttTCATTGATAACCAGAGGGAAGAGTACAATCAGATGcaaaaacaaaacagatgcaagaaacaaagaaaactactaagacacaagactCAGACTAAGACTGGGTAAGCTTAGAGGCTAAGGCTGCCAGAAGATTCTTAATCTCAGTGGTGTCTTCTGCTTGCTTCTTTGAAGATTCTTCAGATCtttgcatccaagttctgaattTAGCGTTGGTGTCATCCTTCTTGTCAAGACTACTGAACATAGTTGCTTGATTCTGCTGAAGTTCCTTCAGAGTTTCCAACAATACAGACGTTGAAGGGCCAGCAGAAGGAGCAACAGGGTTTCCTCAATTGTAGTAGGGACAGCAGAAGTTGGAACCATTTGATTATCAGCAACAGGATTCTCTTCAGCAGGATTCTCTACAGCAGGATTATCCTCAAGAGGATTCTCCTTGAACCATTCAAACAGTGTTTAAAAGTCTCCAGTCAGAGCTGAATAAGGATAAGGAACCAGAGGCTTCTTTTCAGTCCAGACAACCATGGGCAGAGGATTGTCAACTTCCATATCATCAGAATCTAGAGCCAAGTCATCAACAAAAGGAgcttcttccagaggcttccaaTCCAAGATGGGATGAAATTATTGGCCATCACCATACTCCAAAGCCACTCCAGCAGGACCAAGAGCAGCAGCAAGACAGTCATTCTGGAGATCCAGAAAGTTTGTTTACATATCTTCAAGGAAAGCCTTCCAGAGCTTTCCAGCagccacatgatccagcttggagtcatgcgCAACCTTCAGATAATCTAACCATGTTCGTACCTTAtgttttaataattcaaaatgcATATTGACATAAGGTAAAGGGGGGTTGGTTCTGAGAATGGTTATAGGATCTTCTGGGTGGGAGATGAAATATGGTTCAGATGGTCTTTCAGACAAAAGAGAAAtgtttgaagaggatggttgAAGAGAGGATTCTGCTTCGTTGTCAGAGTCTAGGACTACAACAACTGGGTCAGATTGAGGTTTTTGAGGAGAAGGTGCAGAGGGGCGAGGTTTGCGAAAGAATGAGtcagatgataatgatgatggtgatAAAGAGAGATTGAAGTTGCAGAACACAAGAATGTCAACAACTGGTTGGGGGTCAGATGGTTAAGGTTGAGTTTCAGAAGGTGGTGGTTGAGCAGAAGAGAAAATGTTTTCATGTGGAAAGATGGTGTTCAGAGGTTTTGGATTAAGAATGGGTTCAGAGTTATGGATAGGCTGTTTGCCTTTGGATTTGGAGGAAGCAGAAGGTGGAGATTTAGAGGTTTGTTTGGTGGTTTGAGGATGATTTTCTGGTGATTTTTCTGGTTGACGTTCTGTTGATATATGTTCAGAATTTAAAACAGGAATAGGAACAGACTCAGTTATAGAAATACCTGaagatttttcttcttcttctgaggctTTGAAGGTCCATCACCAACagactttctcttcttctccttcttttcttccttttccttctcttctttcctttcttccttttccttcttttctttcttttccttcttgtctttattttctttcttttctttcttttccttcttctcctttttctttttctctttctcttccttcttctttgatgGATCTTGATCAGCTAAAGTGGGAAGCACTCTGTTGCTCAGCCATACTGGATCAAACTCAATGCCTTCCTTTAAACACTTTTCCAGATAGAAGAGGACTGTGTTAGGATGCTCATTCTTGAAGAAGAGCTCAAAATCAGCTAGAGCAGGAATCCTTCTGGTCAAGATTTCATTTACCACTCTAGGAGTAACGGTAATGGTCTCTATCAGCTTCATTTTCTTTAGAGTGTGAGCATTCATAGTGCTCCCACACGTTGCATACAGATCTTTAACAATTCCAGCATTCACCAGATCATCAACCAAGCCAGtctcaatcagaatatcagaaatcAATCTTCCAAAAGGAGTGATGTTCCTTCTGATCTTTGGAGTCTTCAATCTAGCTTGCTCTCTAGAGTCCCTCACATGATTTCACATGTCGATAAACAGAATATAAGGAAGATCCACCATCTCACCGTTACCAATACAATATAGAATGTATTGTTGATCTTGATTAATGTAGTTTGGAGAGACTGTAGCCTTTCTGTGGTAGATGAAACCCAGAAGGATCTTGGCCCATATTCTGTAGGGATCCTTCAAATCTTTGATGGAAGTAGAACCTTCTCTAGATTTGAAGATTTCAGCATAGACAGCATCCCAATCTGTTCTTCCTACGATGGCTCTAATAGAACCAAAACAGTTTTCCAAACCTAGCAATCTTCTGATCAGGTTTTCTGTGATATATATTTCTTGACCACAGACGAAAGAAAGAATTGCCTTTGGCATAAGTGttgcatgaacccaaaactcTTTAACCAATtctgggtaaactggtccaattaGACGGTTGAAGAACAGTTCCCATCCTTGAACCAACATGTTATTCTTCAAGTTAAGGTTGTGTTCTTGaagattatcaaaatcaaccattgtTTCACTAAGAACTTCTAATTCATCCATCGGAATCAGACAAGTTTTCATTGGAGTGAAGACAGTTTGTTGTTCTTGTCGTTATTGTTGCTGTTGTTGAGAAGACGAAGCATTTTGTTGAGCAtacgaagaagccattgaagaacacTTGAGATTTCTGGGTTTATTTCTTTTAGGGTTTTGATGAAGGCAAAAGAGGAGACAGAAATGCATAAACTAGGAAGATGATGAAGGAGTGAAAAGAGAGATAATGAATATGTAATGAGTTTATATAGACACGGATTTGATAATGaaatgcaatgagattctgaatgCAACGGTTATAGAATAtgaatcaatcacatttaatattgagagacgttagtggagatagcgtgatatttgaaaagatttgaacaTTTACCTAAggaggcgtctcatcaactgaACGCGTGCTTGTCCCTTtagaatgaacacgtggtcatcatctggaatagcaagtgatagctgttttgctttaatagaagttctgtatcatacttagacacatgaaacgttagtgataacagattcagagtatccatatgaacatacataaacaaaatatctaataagaaaataaataaattaacatcTTCAAAGTAATCCACATATCAGAtcatctcaacaccttcattctgggcataaatccatattgatgttcttcagaatgaacctaaacctatcttcagcaatgagttttgtaaagatatcagcccattgatgatctgtatctataaagtttaaagaaagaacacccttctgaacatagtccctaataaagtgatgtttaatctctatatgtttagctttagaatgtaaaataggattcttagataaacagatagcagaaatattatcacagaatataggaatgttactctcatatatctaatagtcttctagctgacttttcatccagagcatctgtgtactacatccagcagcagctacatattctgcttctgttgtagatagagcaatagttgcttgcttcttgctataccaggagatcaggttacttcctagaaactgacagcttccagaagtacttttcctttcaactctatctccagcgtaatcagcatcacaatatcctactaagttgtattctttagatcttctgtaaactaaaccaacattaatagtacctttcaaatacctaagaattctattaacagcagttaagtgagattctctatgatctgattggaatctaccacacaagcatacactgaataaaatatcaggtctagaagcagtcagatagagaagagatcctatcatacctctgaagatcttttgatctaccttcttgcttacctcatccttacctaaaacgcaagttggatgcattggTGTCTTAGCTTTTTTGCTTTCAgatagattgaacttcttcaaaagttctttgacatacttagtttgatgaacataagttcctttagcagtttgattgatctgaatgcctaagaagtacttgagttctcccatcatgctcatttcaaattctgcctacatagacttagcaaactcctttccaattgtagcattagatgttccaaaaataatataatctatataaatttgacaaattaaaatatcctttttataggttttacagaagagagttgtgtctacttttcctcttgtgaaacaattatccagaaggaaagaacttaatctttcataccaagctctatgagcttgcttcaaactgtataatgatttctttagtttaaaaacatgttctggagacttagagtcttcaaaaccaggaggttggtgaacataaaattcttcatctatataaccatttaaaaaggcactcttaacatccatctaatacagagtgatgttattctgagtggcaaaagaaattaacagtctaatagattctaacctggccactggtgcaaaggtttttagtatagtcaataccttcttgctgactatagccctgagcaaccagtttggctttgtttctaacaacttcacctttctcactcagcttgtttctgaagacccatttagtTCCAgtgatattgaatcctttaggtcttggaaccagatcccaaacatcattccttgtaaactgatttaactcttcttgcatagcaattatccagtcagcatcttccagagcttgatcaacagaagttggctcaatcaaaaacactaaaccaaattgacattctgcattgttctttaggaatgctcttgttctgctggaatcatccttctttccaattataacatcttctggatgggAAGAGTTGATTCTTGaggatcttctgagtgttggctcttcagatattctgagattctctaaagaagctgtAACTTAATCTTCTGATACTTCCTTTCCTCTTATCTCTTCAGGATCTGGgttagagatatctatatctgtaaaattctcaaactgctttggcttttcaatgccaagcttatcatcaaatctgatattgattgattcttcaactatcagagtttcagtattgtatactctgtagcccttagagcgttcagaatatctaagaaggaaacacttctgagctttggaatcaaacttgttcagaggATCTTTAGTACtcagaatataacaaacacatccaaatggatggaaatatgaaatgttgggctttctgttcttccacaattcataaggagtcttatttagaattgacctgatggagattctattctgaatataacaagttgtgttaattgcttctgcccagaaatgcttagccatattagtctcattgatcatggttctggccatttcttggagagtcctattctttcgttctacaactccactTTGttatggagttctaggacaagagaaatcatgggcaataccattttctttgaaataaatttcaaagaatctgttctcaaattcaccaccatgatcacttctgacttttatgattttgcattccttttcagattgaatctgattacagaagtcaaagaacacaaaatgtgactcatccttgtgttttaagaactttacccaagtccatctgTTGTAGTCATCTAccatgaccaatccatatttcttgcctctggttgatgctgttttgactgggccaaaaagatcaatgtgcagaagttctaaaggcctagaggaagagacaacatttttagatttaaacgcaggttttgaaaacttccctttctgacatgcttcacaaagagcgtctgatttatatttcaaattAGGGAATCCTctaaccagattaagtttgttaatctgagaaatctttctcaaactagcatgacccaatcttctgtgccagacccactgctcttcgttaacagacagaaggcaagtaacctgttggttcttaatatgtgaaagatcaatcttataaatgttgttctttctcttgcctgtaaataggattgagccatccttttgactaatagctttacaagacttttgattaaagcttatgtcataaccattgtcacttaattgacttatggacaataagttaagagctaatccatctactaaaagaactttagttatagagggagaattaccaatacatatggttcttgagcctatgattttgcccttctggtacccttcaaacttcacttctcctgcagatttaagttccagattttggaacatagaccttcttcccgtcatgtgacgtgagcacccagagtccaggtaccatgacatgtttgtcttttgcgctatgaaggagatctgcaacaggaattatcttatccttaggtacccacattcttttgggtactttagggttagtccttctcatgttttgattgaactgagattttacaTAAGATTTTCCAGAATGTGAAACAGCATATTTCTTTTTGTGTGTGATATGGAAACTTttagagtgtgatgtgtgtttgatatcatgagaatgaccatacttgaactgttgGTATAGAGGTTTGTATTTAatgatcatttcatcaacaggtttaaGTTTATATGGCATTTCTCCCTTAAAGCCTATACTtatccttttgtttccactaacaccataGATCATAGAGGCtaactgacttctgcctatacctctagataagaactttctgaagctcaagtcatattctttcagaatattgttagtaaTTGGAATAGACgtgtctgaacttgaagatgttttTCAGAGATTtaacatctttagttaattttaaaactttttcttttagttcagatttttctatttcaaatctcttagtttcagatgcaaaaatctctttgagctttttgtatttgagactaagcttactcttgacttccagaagttctgataagctggaaactaaatcttctctagtgagtttagaaaatacctcatcagagtctgaatcaaaaGTAAATTCTACTTCAGCATCAactgttgccatgagtgctatgttggcttgctcatcttcagagtctgactcttgatcagatgaatcagagtcatcccatgtagccatcatgcctttcttcttttcaaacttctttctgtGCTTTTCCCTCcgaagcttaggacattcattcttgtagtgtccaggttctttgcattcatagcacactaccttcttcttgccagatcttctgtgttcaaaagattctcccttttcaggtttcttgaagttcttgaatcttctctgcttgctcttccagagttgattcacccttctggataagagagacaattcatcttcttcttcttcttctgactctgactggtcagatccttcttcttctgcctgaaaagcgttagcacagtttttatttttagattttaaagcaataaacTTACCTTTCATCTGAAGCTCGTTTGCATCTAGCTGAATCTCATGATTCCTCAGAGCACTTATAAGCTgctcaagagatacttcattcaagttctttgcaatcttgaatgctgtaaccattggtccccatcgtCTGGGTAGACTTCTGATcatcttcttaacatgatcagcttttgtgtatcccttgtcaagaactctcaatccagctgtcagagtctggaatatggagaacattgcttcagtgttttcatcatcttccattctgaaagcttcatacttctggattagagtcagagcttttgtctccttgacttgtgcatttccttcatgagtcatcttcagagattcaaagatgtcatgagaagtttctctgtttgtgatcttctcatactcagcatgtgaaatggcatttaacaatatagttcttgctttgtggtgatttttgtactctttcttttgatcatcactcatagtCTGTCTAGTGAGCTTGACTTCTTGAGTagatactggatgtttgtaaccatccaacactagatcccataaatcaccatcttagcatagaaagtaactttcaagtttatatttctaatattcaaagttctcaccatcaaagactggtggtctattgaatCCATTAAAGATGTTACgtccattgttaccatttttgTTCTGCTCAGTAAGAGTTGGAACTGGATCAACCATTTAGTGTTTTTCTCCTAaatcttttctctaacacggttaagtgtttgcacctagaaccggcgctctgatgccaattgaaggagtgaaaaacacttagaaaggggggattgaataagggttgtttctaaaaatggcagataaaaaataatcacacagttatttttatcctggttcgttgttaaccaaactactccagtccacccctaacagagtgatttacctcaactgaggatttaatccactaatcaatcttgattacaatggttctccacttagacaacttctaagtcttctagagtatacagatcacaacttgatcactctaggaaattccttttacaaagatgtaaataatattacaagagtttaatgtgcttcttaataagctataatcaccaagttatttttctctcaagattaagttctaaagactcactaagatattacaatgtttgtgaggttgaagatgaagttcttttttgtttttgtgtgaTAGCATTTTGGCAGCGTAAGGTACTTGGAGTGAGAGTTGTAGGCTGCTTCAGCATCAGAACTTCTCttatataggcagtgagaaaTGTGATCGTTgagtagcatttaatgctttgcgtgaatagtacactattgcatttaatgtttcactcttttgtcaactacctcgagccatgcttcaactacttttgctgactttgccttttgtagcttctaatgttccttttgtcattcagacagatttgacgttgtagccttttcatcgtgtacttgcttctggactcagactattagaataacatttgaatatcaaagtcttCAGCGTTGTTGTAGATGCAACTTCAGttatcagactttggaagtgctttgtagcgtgataccatcagatcttcagagccttgcttctgattgccatcttctgatgccttccatatcatgttctgattttctcaagaccatcttctgatgtcttccagacgATGTTCTGACAAagtcatccagatcttctgggtcagagcttctgactgctgattttgtgcatactctcttagacttttcctgaaatggaaaacgtgaatagttagagtaccacattgtcttatacaaaattcatatataatgttatcattaaaactagaaatattgatcagaatatttCATGTTCTAATAGTAGATTTTACCTTGTCGAAAGGTATTCAAAGTAAATATCTTCAGAAGGGTAAAAGACTTAACGTTTTTTCAAAGTATTTGGAAATAAAGCTTCGAAGACCACATTGATTGGAATTTGGCGCCTCGGCAAAAGgagattcaaattcaaaatgatCTGTCTTATCCAAAAGGACACGTGGAAGTCTTAAAGGATCGAGGGACATGCAGACGGAAAACGTGGCATTCCGTGAGGAAAATGCCTTTAGGGTCGAACTAGTATAAATTAGAATTTTAGCGTTAGATTTTAGTATGTTCAAATTTGTACAAAACTCAATTATACTAAAAGTAACAAAGCGTATCGAGAAACGAGTGCTGAGAATGTACGTTTGAGCTAGAAATTTATATTAATTCGAATTACATTACCTTTTATCAGTTTATATTTATCTTCAATAAGGATCTTTTATCTTTCTTTATCGCTTTCGAGTCAAAATAACCTTTATCATTCCTGCATTTCATTTTACCTTTCAACGTATTCTTTTTTCACTTACaaattaaacacaaaaccaaaccaagtatgAGCACAATCAATACATCAAAATCTTGAAACTTAgaccatgtcctaggatcaatctagtcgatcctgcgagcaaccactatattttttattttggaggACTAGTAGTTGTTTACTAATTTTCACGGTAAACACTATAGCAAGACAGTTCCTATGCTCCCCCAATAGAGAACAGATAACCCCTTGCTTATTGGACATCTCTGCCGACCAGAGATACCTCTTTGCCGACCTGAGGTACATCTCTACTCGAACAACGACTAGTTTTGGGAAGCCTCCCAGGATTCCTAAACATACTCCTAGAATCCTGGAAGTCATGCGTTTTTGGCCTAGATCCACGATCTAGCCCAAAATGTGGACCAATGGCCAAGCGCTGTGGGAAAATATAAAAACTCTTTCATTTGAGAATGTTAGATAACACAATTTAGAACGCTTGAAACACTAAAATGTATTTGTGCTCCTACTTACATGATCGACAGAGTGCCTCGCAGGTACATCTTCCTCCTCATCACCAACATCGTGCAGACGTCTCTGACTCACTTTTTGGTTCTGATCACCCTCCAGATTAATAACAATACAATAACCAatcataatatttaattaaatgtgaaGTTCTATTTTTTAGAGCTAGAAAATGTATGAAAAAAATGCTCCAAAGTCAAAGTTGAGAATTCAAGTCTTTGAAAAATATGTGAACTGAATTGAGAATTTTCTTATGGTTGATTTATATATGAGAATGTCCAAAACTATCCAAATTGTGACCTATTTCCTTTTCCGGGTTTCACTCTAGTATTACACTTACGGTGtgtttgtttacggtgatttaaAGAAGAGAGAAATACAAGGGAGAGAGTAACGTGAGAAATGCAGCATTTCTACTGCTTGGATCATCAGAAAAATAGAGACGAGGGCTTATAAAAAGGTGGGCCCCATacacttttactttctgcacaccTATGAGCAGAAATGACACTATATAACAACTAACAATGAAGGGTTAAATTGCAAGGAGAGAAGGAAACGCGGAAGAAGCATCCTAAATGACAAGAAGAAATTAAAAAGACAAAAGAAGATAGCAGTTAAAAAcaaaggaagaaagaaagaaaaaatctg
Encoded proteins:
- the LOC131659153 gene encoding uncharacterized protein LOC131659153; this translates as MDELEVLSETMVDFDNLQEHNLNLKNNMLVQGWELFFNRLIGPVYPELVKEFWVHATLMPKAILSFVCGQEIYITENLIRRLLGLENCFGSIRAIVGRTDWDAVYAEIFKSREGSTSIKDLKDPYRIWAKILLGFIYHRKATVSPNYINQDQQYILYCIGNGEMVDLPYILFIDM